The Chloroflexota bacterium genome has a window encoding:
- a CDS encoding sugar ABC transporter ATP-binding protein — MRGISKSFPGVQALDNVDFDLYPGEVHVLVGENGAGKSTLMKILAGAYARDGGEIVINGVSQTNWDPAMAKACGIAMVYQEFTLVPYRDVAENIFLGREKIRAGFFLDKRTMHREAYNLMDSMGVPIDTRSPVMTLGVAQQQMVEIAKALSQEARILVLDEPTSALTVREIEQLFDAIRRLKEHGVGIVYISHRLEELFIIGDRVTVLRDGQRIGTRKVSDTNANEIIKMMVGREIKDLFPRHYCQPGEVALRVQDLCTHDKLRHVSFEVRFGEIVGLAGLVGSGRTETARAIFGLDPYSAGTIEIMGKKVDHIDPPRAVDMGIGLLPEDRKRDGIFPILPLQTNVVMASLRHLFPQGILHPRKEQLEAGKYVRMLRVSPPDLDREVQYLSGGNQQKVVVAKWLCKGPRIFIFDEPTRGIDVGSKAEIHAFMDQLANEGNAILMISSELPEILGMSDRIYVMHEGSIAGEFSRGAKAEEIIRCAMGAKACE, encoded by the coding sequence ATGCGAGGTATCAGTAAATCGTTCCCAGGTGTGCAAGCCTTGGACAATGTGGATTTTGATTTATATCCAGGCGAAGTCCACGTGCTGGTGGGCGAAAACGGCGCTGGGAAATCCACTTTGATGAAGATCCTAGCCGGTGCTTACGCTCGGGACGGCGGGGAGATCGTGATAAATGGCGTATCGCAGACAAACTGGGATCCAGCTATGGCTAAGGCATGTGGCATCGCCATGGTCTATCAGGAGTTTACATTAGTGCCTTACCGCGATGTCGCAGAGAACATCTTCCTTGGGCGTGAGAAAATACGAGCCGGGTTTTTCCTGGACAAACGAACCATGCATCGAGAAGCTTATAACCTAATGGACTCTATGGGCGTACCTATAGATACGCGTTCGCCTGTAATGACCTTGGGCGTGGCGCAGCAGCAGATGGTGGAAATAGCCAAAGCCCTTTCTCAGGAAGCACGCATTCTCGTGCTAGATGAGCCTACCTCCGCTTTAACGGTTCGGGAAATTGAGCAGCTTTTCGATGCCATCCGCAGGCTAAAAGAGCATGGCGTGGGCATTGTTTATATTTCCCACCGCCTAGAAGAGTTATTCATTATAGGAGACCGGGTGACAGTTTTGCGCGATGGCCAGCGCATCGGTACGCGCAAGGTTTCGGACACAAATGCGAATGAGATCATCAAAATGATGGTTGGCCGAGAGATTAAAGACTTGTTCCCACGCCATTATTGCCAGCCAGGGGAGGTAGCCCTTCGCGTACAAGACCTTTGCACGCACGACAAATTGCGCCATGTTTCTTTCGAGGTACGTTTTGGGGAAATTGTCGGCTTAGCAGGCTTGGTCGGTTCTGGACGGACAGAGACGGCGCGTGCCATTTTTGGCCTGGATCCTTACTCTGCTGGCACAATTGAAATCATGGGAAAGAAAGTAGACCACATTGATCCCCCCCGAGCAGTAGATATGGGCATCGGGCTGCTGCCCGAGGATCGAAAGCGCGATGGTATTTTCCCCATTCTCCCGCTGCAAACTAATGTTGTGATGGCAAGTTTGAGGCACTTGTTCCCTCAGGGTATTTTGCACCCACGGAAGGAGCAGTTAGAAGCCGGAAAATACGTGCGAATGCTGCGCGTCTCTCCGCCTGATTTGGATCGGGAGGTGCAGTATCTCAGTGGAGGAAACCAGCAAAAAGTAGTGGTTGCCAAGTGGTTGTGCAAAGGCCCAAGGATCTTTATCTTCGACGAGCCAACTCGTGGCATTGATGTCGGATCCAAAGCAGAGATCCATGCTTTCATGGATCAACTGGCCAATGAGGGGAATGCGATCCTGATGATTTCATCGGAGTTGCCAGAGATATTGGGAATGAGCGACCGGATCTATGTCATGCATGAGGGCAGCATCGCCGGTGAATTTTCGCGCGGTGCAAAGGCTGAAGAGATTATCCGCTGTGCTATGGGAGCCAAAGCATGCGAGTAA
- a CDS encoding zinc-binding dehydrogenase translates to MPEKVKAAVMVAPGKIEVQELPYPDHLEPGAVIVKMEMSGICGTDKHAYKGELTLYGGTEAEQDMVFPCVHGHENAGIVVEMNGKGSEIEYSGKDLKIGDRVTNCPNVICGECWYCRHVHGYPYCAKHQGIGMTYRSDQFPYIVGGWAEYMYLPPKSWVYKVPEYLSVEHACLTELFVVTALLDRAKEYAAYAGKGFHFGDTVVVQGVGAVGMMMVAKARMLGAGKIIALDESEMKLEMAKQFGADMGINVKELSDQELVQMIRDETEGRGADVVVENVGRPEVLKVGLEMLRRGGTYLETGNFVDTNSTVTLNVHRHIAAKNVLLFGNTNHPHDGYYVAMEMMHRHRNEFPFEKLITHRYPLDQAQEAITKSFEENALKVVFQM, encoded by the coding sequence ATGCCAGAGAAAGTAAAAGCAGCAGTGATGGTGGCTCCAGGAAAAATAGAAGTGCAGGAACTGCCGTATCCGGATCATCTAGAGCCGGGTGCCGTCATAGTGAAAATGGAGATGTCTGGCATCTGTGGTACAGATAAACACGCTTACAAGGGTGAGTTGACCTTGTATGGTGGCACGGAAGCGGAACAGGACATGGTTTTCCCTTGCGTGCATGGCCACGAAAATGCCGGCATCGTGGTGGAGATGAATGGCAAAGGCTCGGAGATAGAATACAGTGGCAAGGACCTAAAAATTGGCGATCGGGTAACGAATTGCCCCAACGTGATCTGTGGGGAATGCTGGTATTGTCGGCACGTTCATGGCTACCCGTACTGTGCGAAGCACCAGGGCATTGGCATGACCTATCGTTCTGATCAATTCCCCTATATCGTCGGTGGTTGGGCCGAGTACATGTACTTGCCGCCCAAGTCCTGGGTGTACAAAGTGCCTGAGTACCTATCCGTGGAACATGCTTGTCTGACTGAGCTTTTTGTCGTGACGGCTCTGCTAGATCGTGCGAAAGAGTATGCTGCTTATGCGGGCAAGGGCTTCCACTTTGGTGATACGGTGGTAGTTCAGGGCGTCGGTGCAGTGGGCATGATGATGGTGGCAAAGGCGCGTATGCTCGGAGCAGGTAAGATCATTGCCCTTGATGAAAGCGAGATGAAATTGGAAATGGCCAAGCAGTTCGGAGCGGACATGGGCATCAACGTCAAGGAGCTTTCTGATCAAGAGTTGGTTCAGATGATCCGCGACGAAACAGAAGGACGTGGCGCTGATGTAGTCGTGGAGAACGTAGGTCGCCCCGAAGTGCTCAAGGTTGGCTTAGAGATGTTGCGCCGTGGTGGTACGTATCTGGAGACTGGAAACTTTGTAGATACGAATAGCACAGTAACGCTGAACGTGCACCGCCATATCGCTGCCAAGAATGTTCTGCTCTTTGGCAATACGAACCACCCACACGATGGTTACTATGTTGCTATGGAGATGATGCACCGACACCGCAACGAGTTCCCCTTCGAAAAACTGATCACGCATCGTTATCCATTGGATCAGGCACAAGAAGCGATAACCAAGTCGTTTGAAGAGAATGCACTCAAAGTAGTCTTCCAGATGTAA
- a CDS encoding transketolase: protein MTLLSKQQIQYLEETARRIRCHVVRTISEAGVGHPGGSLSEVDILTALYFHIMKIDPKRPDWEERDRFVLSKGHGAAGLYATLAERGFFPVEWLKTFGRIDSPLQVHPDMHLVPGIEVSTGALGQGLSVALGMALAARMDGKGIHVYCLIGDGESQEGQVWEAAESAAHYKVDNLTVILDYNRVQLMGPLKEVMEIAPVADKWRSFNWAVTEIDGHDMQQIITAVEAAKQSKGQPHIVIAHTIKGKGVSYMEGQSAWHGKAPNQEQLAQALAELGCKQ, encoded by the coding sequence ATGACATTGCTCTCCAAGCAACAAATCCAATATCTGGAAGAAACTGCGCGCAGGATCCGCTGTCACGTTGTACGAACTATCTCTGAAGCAGGAGTGGGTCACCCAGGCGGATCGCTATCCGAGGTAGATATTCTGACTGCCTTATATTTCCACATCATGAAGATAGACCCCAAACGCCCAGATTGGGAGGAGCGCGACCGTTTTGTGTTGTCAAAAGGGCACGGTGCAGCTGGTCTCTACGCCACGCTGGCTGAACGGGGTTTCTTCCCCGTCGAATGGCTCAAGACATTTGGGCGGATAGATAGCCCTTTGCAAGTGCATCCGGATATGCACCTGGTTCCAGGTATAGAGGTCTCTACTGGTGCGCTGGGGCAAGGGTTGTCGGTAGCTCTTGGCATGGCTCTGGCTGCACGAATGGATGGAAAAGGAATCCATGTCTATTGTCTCATTGGCGATGGCGAGAGCCAAGAGGGGCAAGTTTGGGAAGCGGCTGAGTCGGCTGCGCATTACAAAGTGGATAATCTCACGGTGATTCTAGATTACAACAGGGTACAGTTGATGGGCCCTTTAAAGGAAGTGATGGAAATAGCTCCTGTTGCAGACAAGTGGCGTAGTTTCAACTGGGCAGTGACCGAGATCGATGGGCATGATATGCAGCAGATTATCACAGCAGTGGAGGCGGCGAAGCAGAGCAAAGGACAGCCTCATATTGTGATTGCACATACTATCAAAGGCAAGGGAGTCTCGTATATGGAAGGACAATCAGCGTGGCACGGAAAGGCTCCCAACCAGGAGCAACTGGCTCAGGCGCTGGCTGAGCTCGGATGTAAGCAATAG
- a CDS encoding ABC transporter permease, protein MRVNLDSLKIFLSKVPTVAWVLLGLVVFFARATPAFFTVDNAVNLLSQGAILMILCMGVIVVKITGGIELSVGAVMTLAGMVMAWALAYAKLPIPVALLLSLITGGLCGLLNGIFVSKMDIPSFIATLGTQGIAAGISLGMNNGNVIWGLPASVGQLGNGKFLNLPVPMWFSLLAFLCSFTLLNFTPFGVYVYALGGNEQALVLTGKPAWWYKVLVYIYAGLMAGMAAIVTTSRNMCAQPTVGLGMEFEAFSAVVLGGSFAAGRGSAIGAVIGVLFILILRNGLNVMGIPTYIQLAIIGPVLIGAIVLSVLVESGAQK, encoded by the coding sequence ATGCGAGTAAACCTGGATTCACTGAAAATATTCCTTAGTAAAGTTCCTACTGTAGCGTGGGTGTTGTTGGGCTTGGTCGTGTTCTTTGCACGCGCTACCCCGGCTTTCTTTACCGTTGACAACGCAGTCAATCTTTTGAGCCAGGGCGCTATTTTGATGATCCTATGCATGGGCGTCATCGTAGTCAAGATTACCGGTGGTATTGAGCTTTCAGTGGGAGCTGTTATGACTTTGGCTGGTATGGTAATGGCTTGGGCCTTGGCCTATGCCAAACTACCTATCCCGGTGGCGTTGCTGCTCAGCCTCATTACAGGGGGCTTGTGTGGTCTGTTGAATGGCATCTTTGTTTCCAAGATGGACATCCCCTCTTTCATCGCCACTTTGGGTACTCAAGGGATTGCTGCTGGGATTTCCTTGGGCATGAACAACGGGAATGTAATTTGGGGTCTGCCTGCATCAGTGGGCCAACTGGGCAACGGCAAATTTCTAAACTTGCCTGTCCCCATGTGGTTCTCTTTACTGGCTTTTCTATGCTCGTTCACCTTGCTGAATTTTACACCATTCGGCGTATATGTCTATGCCTTGGGTGGCAACGAACAGGCTCTCGTGCTTACCGGCAAGCCTGCCTGGTGGTATAAGGTACTGGTATACATCTATGCGGGCCTTATGGCAGGTATGGCAGCCATCGTGACCACCTCACGAAATATGTGCGCTCAGCCAACAGTTGGCTTGGGCATGGAGTTTGAAGCCTTTTCCGCCGTGGTTCTGGGTGGAAGTTTTGCGGCAGGGCGTGGCTCTGCCATTGGAGCGGTCATTGGTGTGTTATTTATCCTGATCCTGAGAAATGGGCTGAATGTAATGGGTATACCGACATACATACAATTGGCCATTATTGGCCCTGTGCTGATTGGCGCCATCGTCTTGTCTGTCTTAGTCGAAAGTGGAGCACAAAAATAG
- a CDS encoding sugar ABC transporter substrate-binding protein produces MYKNKRGYLLIAMLLAASIVLSACRPAATPTPMPTPTPKPTEAAEPTTPPVPTAAPKKLTFALVTKALNNPFWDMMHAGAKQVCDELGIELIYLAPTKPNNLEEQTRLVDDLIAKKVDGIVLVPVDSAGIVPVIERANQAGIPVATANTRAFGGKVITFSAIENYEAMTLVAEYMVQKLGGKGKVIILEGATGSQTAIDRKKAIDDVLAKYSGIQVLASQTADFQRAKGMQVMENLLQTYPEIDAVLACNDEMALGAIEALEAAGRLKNTLVSGFDANNDALKAIYEGRMVVSCDQRPGQQAGDAIRALVDYLNGKPVQERIVTKATVVDKSNIMDYASRIGL; encoded by the coding sequence ATGTACAAAAATAAACGAGGTTACTTGCTGATTGCAATGCTGTTGGCTGCAAGCATCGTGCTTTCAGCCTGCCGGCCAGCAGCCACACCCACACCTATGCCTACACCCACGCCTAAGCCGACGGAAGCAGCTGAGCCAACTACGCCGCCTGTGCCTACGGCAGCGCCGAAGAAGTTGACCTTTGCCTTGGTCACCAAGGCGTTGAACAATCCCTTCTGGGACATGATGCATGCAGGAGCCAAGCAGGTTTGCGATGAGCTAGGCATCGAGCTAATTTACCTGGCTCCGACCAAGCCGAACAACTTGGAAGAGCAGACGCGTTTGGTGGATGATCTGATTGCCAAGAAGGTGGATGGCATCGTGCTGGTGCCTGTGGATTCAGCGGGCATTGTGCCGGTGATAGAGCGTGCGAATCAGGCGGGGATTCCCGTAGCCACGGCGAACACGAGGGCTTTTGGAGGCAAGGTGATAACCTTCTCAGCCATCGAGAACTATGAAGCGATGACGTTGGTAGCTGAGTACATGGTGCAGAAGCTTGGTGGGAAGGGGAAGGTGATCATTCTGGAGGGAGCCACTGGTTCGCAGACTGCGATTGACCGCAAGAAGGCGATTGACGATGTCTTGGCGAAGTACTCAGGGATACAGGTATTGGCTTCGCAGACGGCTGACTTTCAGCGAGCGAAGGGCATGCAGGTGATGGAGAACCTGCTGCAGACGTATCCGGAGATAGATGCGGTGCTCGCGTGCAACGATGAGATGGCCTTGGGAGCGATAGAGGCGTTGGAAGCGGCTGGTCGGCTGAAGAATACCCTAGTGAGCGGGTTTGATGCGAACAATGATGCCCTGAAGGCGATTTACGAGGGGCGGATGGTGGTGTCGTGCGATCAGCGGCCAGGGCAGCAGGCTGGGGATGCGATTCGCGCATTGGTTGACTATCTGAATGGGAAGCCGGTGCAGGAGCGGATCGTGACCAAGGCGACTGTTGTGGACAAGAGCAACATCATGGACTACGCCAGCCGTATCGGACTCTAG
- a CDS encoding creatininase family protein has translation MNKWKLPPEGGHMDRATGIYLQNMTGKEIEERLKKNDLIIVPIGSTENHGPHACSGEDTFLVTRMAELVAQKTGCTVAQPVWYGSHPFHHLGMPGTIVIPEETFIAYLRAVIAGLWNSGFRKQILLNGHGQDYAIPVAMHQWAKKYQVPALLINVNWWFIIKEHIRDKKHGGPFETPFVHADECETSYSLALFPEMIKMEDAVDTKGESLMPPGHVDMSGSAYNLPIPFWQHVGASTIEVIATPEGVVGCATLAEMDKAKPGLYAILDYLEKLVNDIMERYPAGVLPPTEKLTQRSPEEIEALLKGPTKGGKHLYTIAYPP, from the coding sequence ATGAACAAATGGAAACTCCCGCCCGAAGGCGGACACATGGATCGAGCAACCGGCATTTACTTGCAAAATATGACCGGCAAGGAGATCGAGGAGCGGCTTAAGAAGAACGATTTGATTATTGTGCCCATTGGCAGCACGGAAAACCATGGCCCTCATGCCTGTTCCGGCGAAGACACGTTTCTGGTCACCCGTATGGCGGAGCTCGTGGCGCAAAAGACGGGCTGCACCGTTGCCCAGCCCGTCTGGTACGGTTCGCATCCTTTCCATCATCTGGGGATGCCTGGCACTATTGTGATTCCCGAGGAAACCTTTATCGCTTACTTGCGTGCAGTCATTGCAGGGCTTTGGAATAGCGGCTTCCGCAAGCAGATTCTGCTGAATGGGCATGGACAGGATTATGCCATTCCTGTGGCAATGCACCAATGGGCAAAGAAGTATCAGGTGCCGGCATTGCTGATCAATGTGAACTGGTGGTTCATTATCAAAGAGCATATCCGAGATAAGAAGCATGGTGGTCCTTTTGAGACGCCTTTTGTCCATGCTGATGAATGCGAGACTTCGTATTCCCTGGCTTTGTTCCCAGAGATGATCAAGATGGAAGATGCGGTGGATACCAAAGGTGAGAGCCTGATGCCTCCTGGGCACGTTGATATGTCAGGTTCCGCTTATAATCTCCCCATTCCCTTCTGGCAGCATGTCGGCGCTTCCACGATTGAAGTTATTGCTACGCCAGAAGGTGTCGTAGGCTGTGCAACCCTAGCCGAAATGGATAAAGCAAAACCAGGGCTTTATGCTATTCTGGATTACCTGGAGAAATTAGTGAATGATATCATGGAACGCTATCCAGCAGGAGTGTTACCACCCACAGAAAAACTGACCCAGCGTTCTCCGGAGGAGATCGAAGCATTGCTGAAAGGACCTACCAAGGGTGGTAAGCACCTATACACGATAGCCTATCCGCCATGA
- the ptsP gene encoding phosphoenolpyruvate--protein phosphotransferase, with product MKTYRGLAASAGIAIGPALIYLPEEKSLQTSLGSVDPASELVRLDQAIAEAQKQLAAIYEKSVAEVGEEAAAIFLAHQEFLSDPELLDAVKRQIQEQRLPVETAVETAFEMYAQQLEALEDPYYQERALDLRDVSRRLRRILAGVQDQEMLTNLTSPVIVIARDLTPSDTAQMNKRMVLGFCTATGGLTSHTAIIARILGIPAVVGIGEAILTVQAGAPLIVDGHAGVVIENADKDTIAKYAQQRDVEIAKREKEKAAAHRPAATSDGHRVEVVANIADAASAQIALDFGAEGVGLFRTEYLFLNRQSVPTEEEQYRDYRAVADVLGDRPLIIRTLDIGGDKQLPYLNIGQEANPFLGWRAIRLCLDNPHIFEPQLRAILRASVGRNVQIMFPMIATLEEVRRAKEILARVQRQLAQEGIPFDPKTQVGIMVEVPSAAVIADVLAPEVDFFSIGTNDLIQYTMACDRVNEKVAYLYDPLHPAVLRLIQNVIQAAHRAGKWVGMCGEMAGDLEAIPVLLGLGLDEFSMNAPTIPAAKALISSLTLSQAQEIARTALSKSSAEGVRAYLHSLGFASQ from the coding sequence ATGAAAACCTATCGGGGACTTGCAGCTTCTGCTGGGATTGCTATCGGGCCGGCTTTGATCTACTTGCCAGAAGAGAAATCGTTACAAACATCCCTAGGGTCTGTTGACCCGGCGAGCGAACTTGTTCGTCTCGACCAGGCAATCGCAGAAGCACAAAAGCAACTGGCCGCGATTTATGAGAAATCCGTAGCTGAGGTAGGGGAGGAGGCGGCGGCAATTTTTCTGGCACATCAGGAATTTCTTTCTGACCCAGAATTGCTTGATGCAGTCAAAAGGCAGATTCAAGAGCAGCGTTTGCCAGTGGAGACAGCGGTGGAAACCGCTTTCGAGATGTATGCTCAGCAACTGGAAGCTTTGGAAGATCCTTACTATCAGGAGCGAGCCCTGGACCTGCGCGATGTAAGCCGCAGGCTGCGCCGCATCCTCGCTGGTGTGCAGGATCAGGAAATGCTCACCAATTTGACTTCTCCGGTCATCGTTATCGCACGCGACCTGACTCCATCGGACACCGCCCAGATGAACAAGCGCATGGTCCTGGGGTTCTGCACTGCCACAGGTGGGTTGACCTCGCACACGGCGATTATCGCGCGCATCTTAGGGATTCCGGCCGTTGTAGGCATTGGTGAAGCCATCCTGACAGTGCAGGCAGGAGCGCCATTGATCGTAGATGGACATGCTGGGGTCGTGATCGAAAACGCAGACAAAGACACCATAGCCAAGTATGCCCAGCAGCGGGATGTGGAAATCGCGAAGCGGGAAAAGGAAAAGGCTGCTGCGCATAGGCCAGCAGCCACGTCCGATGGACATCGTGTGGAAGTCGTAGCCAACATTGCGGATGCAGCATCCGCTCAAATTGCGTTGGACTTTGGCGCAGAAGGGGTAGGACTGTTCCGCACCGAATACCTCTTCCTGAATCGCCAGAGCGTCCCCACGGAAGAAGAACAATATCGAGATTACCGCGCCGTAGCAGATGTGCTCGGTGATCGCCCCCTGATCATCCGCACCCTTGATATCGGGGGCGATAAACAGCTCCCTTACCTGAACATAGGGCAGGAAGCCAATCCCTTCCTTGGCTGGCGTGCCATCCGCCTTTGCCTAGATAACCCGCATATCTTCGAGCCACAGCTCCGCGCCATCCTCCGCGCCAGCGTAGGGCGCAATGTCCAGATCATGTTTCCCATGATCGCAACCTTGGAGGAGGTGCGGCGTGCCAAAGAGATCCTCGCTCGCGTTCAAAGGCAACTGGCCCAGGAAGGCATCCCCTTTGATCCCAAGACACAAGTCGGGATTATGGTGGAAGTGCCTTCGGCGGCAGTGATCGCTGATGTATTGGCACCCGAAGTGGACTTTTTCAGTATCGGCACCAATGACCTGATCCAATACACGATGGCTTGCGACCGAGTTAACGAGAAAGTGGCCTACTTGTACGATCCGTTGCACCCAGCAGTATTGCGGCTGATTCAGAATGTGATCCAGGCTGCCCATCGTGCCGGAAAGTGGGTTGGCATGTGTGGCGAGATGGCGGGTGACCTTGAAGCCATTCCCGTGCTCTTAGGCTTGGGGCTTGACGAGTTCAGCATGAACGCGCCCACCATTCCTGCTGCGAAGGCTTTGATTTCCTCACTGACTCTGTCGCAGGCACAGGAGATTGCCCGAACTGCGCTATCCAAGAGCAGTGCAGAAGGAGTGCGTGCATACTTGCACAGTCTAGGCTTCGCGTCGCAGTAG
- a CDS encoding ABC transporter permease, whose protein sequence is MSSRSFLLRFSRVLALVFLSTVVAVLNPNFLKISNLINILRQASPQIIISAGMTIVLLTGGIDLSMGSVVTLASIIAGYVLTQTKLHWTLAIISALGSGLLCGLVSGMLVAKVKLPSAIATYGMLWVGRGLAFAIMGAFPYFGFCNEFRYIGRGILLGIPVPIWIMAAIALVIYLFLKYTTLGRSIYAVGANPYAAKASGLRVDRILIYTYMLSGLLAAMGGIILTARLNAVDQDIGSPFLLPAIASPVMGGTSMTGGRGGIGGTIIGTLIMTVLVNAMNLLRISSLWQQFAIGLVVVLAVWFDMWIKKKIA, encoded by the coding sequence ATGTCGTCAAGATCCTTTTTGCTTAGGTTCTCACGAGTGCTAGCGCTGGTGTTTTTGAGCACGGTTGTCGCTGTGCTTAACCCTAACTTCTTGAAGATTAGCAACCTCATCAATATCCTGCGCCAGGCTTCGCCTCAAATCATCATTTCAGCAGGCATGACGATTGTGCTGCTAACAGGCGGTATAGACCTTTCGATGGGTTCAGTGGTGACCTTGGCCAGCATCATTGCTGGTTATGTGCTCACCCAGACGAAATTGCATTGGACCTTGGCGATTATTTCTGCGCTAGGTTCAGGCTTATTATGTGGCTTAGTCAGCGGCATGCTAGTAGCCAAAGTCAAATTGCCCTCCGCCATTGCTACGTATGGTATGCTCTGGGTGGGTAGGGGGCTTGCTTTTGCCATCATGGGCGCTTTTCCCTATTTTGGCTTCTGCAACGAGTTTCGTTATATCGGGCGCGGAATCCTCTTAGGTATTCCTGTACCAATATGGATTATGGCTGCCATAGCCCTAGTCATCTATCTATTCTTGAAATACACCACGCTGGGCAGAAGCATTTATGCCGTAGGGGCGAATCCTTATGCAGCCAAAGCGTCGGGGTTGAGGGTAGATCGCATCCTAATTTATACCTATATGCTCAGCGGTCTTTTGGCAGCCATGGGTGGGATTATTCTGACCGCTCGACTCAATGCCGTAGATCAAGACATTGGGTCTCCTTTCTTGCTTCCCGCCATCGCTAGCCCGGTGATGGGTGGCACGAGCATGACTGGTGGGCGCGGCGGAATAGGCGGTACGATTATCGGCACGCTGATCATGACCGTTCTGGTCAATGCCATGAATCTTTTGAGGATCTCATCGCTTTGGCAACAATTCGCGATTGGCCTAGTAGTAGTGCTCGCAGTCTGGTTTGATATGTGGATCAAGAAAAAGATAGCATGA
- a CDS encoding GntR family transcriptional regulator: MVELPVRRSKPTALTDWAYGVIKEAILTLKINPGAQLHIDELAEQLNISRTPVREALLRLEQDGLVRIVPRVGFFVTGITKRDLEELFELRELLESHAVKKATSALTESDIAYLKKLYQENAAAMEREDLAQFLQTEIEFHSFLINHAQNHWLITMMDSVQDLIHRERVLSLRSMENVRISVEEHQRILEALLQRDAELAGRRMGEHIRAVKERLSQFLDLPEE; encoded by the coding sequence ATGGTTGAGCTTCCTGTTCGAAGAAGTAAGCCAACAGCATTGACGGATTGGGCATATGGCGTTATCAAAGAGGCTATCCTTACTCTGAAGATAAATCCCGGCGCCCAATTACACATCGATGAACTGGCGGAACAGTTAAACATCAGCCGAACTCCCGTACGCGAGGCATTGCTCAGACTGGAACAAGATGGTCTAGTGCGGATTGTGCCTCGCGTTGGTTTTTTTGTAACGGGGATTACTAAGCGTGATCTAGAAGAACTTTTTGAACTGCGCGAACTTCTGGAAAGCCACGCCGTGAAAAAAGCTACCTCGGCTCTTACGGAGAGTGATATCGCCTACTTGAAAAAACTCTATCAAGAAAATGCTGCCGCTATGGAGCGAGAAGATCTCGCCCAGTTCCTGCAAACCGAGATCGAATTTCATTCATTCCTCATCAACCATGCCCAGAATCATTGGCTAATCACAATGATGGATAGTGTTCAGGATCTCATCCATCGCGAGCGCGTGCTTTCCTTACGTTCCATGGAGAATGTGCGGATTTCGGTAGAGGAGCACCAAAGAATATTGGAAGCCCTGTTACAGCGTGATGCAGAACTAGCAGGTAGGCGGATGGGAGAGCATATCCGTGCAGTAAAAGAGAGATTGTCGCAATTCCTCGATTTACCTGAGGAATAA